A genomic window from Sphingobacterium spiritivorum includes:
- a CDS encoding DUF493 domain-containing protein: MSNLKNINIQDIGDGNDNQKDFYTTFKERLQDVETFPSVYTFKFILPKDEEQLNQIKSIFSGKDAQFSLKESKTGKYNSITVNVTVNDADEVVHYYQEVAKIKGVIML, from the coding sequence ATGAGTAATTTGAAAAATATAAATATTCAGGATATCGGTGATGGAAACGATAACCAAAAAGATTTCTACACAACTTTCAAAGAAAGATTACAGGATGTAGAAACTTTCCCAAGTGTTTATACCTTCAAATTTATTTTACCAAAAGACGAGGAGCAATTGAATCAGATCAAATCCATTTTTTCAGGAAAAGATGCTCAGTTCTCTTTAAAAGAGTCTAAAACCGGAAAATATAATTCAATAACCGTTAATGTAACGGTAAATGATGCCGATGAGGTCGTACACTACTATCAGGAAGTGGCTAAAATAAAAGGTGTGATTATGCTGTAA
- the pnp gene encoding polyribonucleotide nucleotidyltransferase: MSYNEIKTIIDMGNGTQIELSTGKLAKQADGSVVVKQGDTMLLATVVSAREAKPGVDFLPLSVDYQEKYAATGRIPGGFLRREARLSDYEVLISRLVDRALRPLFPENYHADTQVMISLISADKDIMPDALAGLAASAAIAVSDIPFNGPISEVRVAKIDGQLVINPKLSDLERATLEFIVAGSAQDIGMVEGEANEISETEMVEAIAFAHEAIKKQIAAQVELANLVGATTKREYNHEPSNPELREAIFAATYDKVYAIAKSGSTKHERGEKFAEIGEEFFVTLGEEIDDDTKFLAKKYFHDVQYDAVRNLVLDEGIRLDGRDVRTVRPIWSEVNYLPAAHGSAVFTRGETQSLTSVTLGAKDDEQMIDGAFINGYNKFILHYNFPAFSTGEVRPNRGPGRREVGHGNLAMRSLKQVLPADAENPYTIRVVSDILESNGSSSMATVCAGTLALMDAGVKLKAPVSGIAMGLITDEKTGKYAILSDILGDEDHLGDMDFKVTGTSKGIVACQMDLKINGLKWEVLTQALDQAKEARLHILGEMAKTISAPREDYKPHAPRIIQIIIDKEFIGAVIGPGGKIIQEMQRETGATISIEEVDNKGIVQIFADNKTAIDEATARIRAIAAKPEIGATYEGKVKSIMPFGAFVEIMPGKDGLLHISEIDWKRYETMDGIFKEGDKVTVKLLDVDKQGKMKLSRKALLPRPPREDKPQQEQKSAEQAPQNEAPQA; this comes from the coding sequence ATGAGTTATAACGAAATCAAAACAATCATCGATATGGGTAATGGCACCCAAATCGAACTGTCTACTGGTAAATTGGCGAAACAAGCCGATGGTTCAGTAGTCGTCAAACAAGGTGATACGATGTTGCTGGCTACAGTTGTTTCTGCAAGAGAAGCTAAGCCAGGAGTAGACTTTTTACCTTTATCCGTAGATTATCAGGAAAAATATGCGGCTACAGGTCGTATTCCAGGTGGTTTTCTACGTCGTGAAGCCAGATTGTCAGACTATGAGGTATTAATCTCTCGTTTGGTAGACAGAGCTTTACGTCCGCTATTCCCTGAAAACTATCACGCAGATACTCAGGTAATGATCAGTCTGATCTCTGCAGATAAAGATATTATGCCTGATGCATTGGCAGGTCTTGCTGCATCCGCTGCTATTGCAGTTTCAGATATTCCTTTCAACGGTCCTATCTCAGAAGTTCGTGTTGCTAAAATCGACGGTCAGTTGGTGATCAACCCGAAATTATCAGATTTAGAACGTGCTACTTTAGAATTTATCGTAGCCGGTTCTGCACAGGATATCGGTATGGTGGAAGGTGAAGCAAATGAAATTTCAGAGACTGAAATGGTTGAAGCAATTGCTTTTGCACACGAAGCTATCAAAAAACAAATCGCTGCACAGGTAGAATTGGCCAATCTTGTTGGTGCTACCACAAAACGCGAGTACAACCACGAACCATCAAACCCAGAATTGCGTGAAGCGATTTTTGCAGCTACATACGATAAAGTATATGCGATCGCAAAATCAGGCTCAACAAAACACGAACGTGGTGAGAAATTTGCTGAGATCGGCGAAGAATTCTTCGTTACACTTGGCGAAGAGATCGATGATGATACAAAATTCTTAGCTAAAAAATATTTTCACGATGTACAGTATGATGCTGTACGTAATTTAGTATTGGACGAAGGAATTCGTCTGGACGGTCGTGATGTACGTACTGTACGTCCGATCTGGTCAGAAGTGAATTACCTGCCTGCTGCTCACGGATCTGCTGTATTCACACGTGGTGAAACACAGTCATTGACTTCTGTTACTTTGGGAGCTAAAGATGATGAGCAGATGATAGACGGTGCATTTATCAATGGATACAACAAATTTATCCTGCACTATAACTTCCCTGCATTCTCTACAGGAGAGGTCAGACCTAACAGAGGTCCTGGTCGTCGTGAAGTGGGACACGGTAACCTGGCTATGCGCTCATTGAAGCAAGTATTACCAGCAGATGCCGAAAATCCTTATACAATTCGCGTAGTATCAGATATTCTGGAATCTAACGGTTCGTCTTCAATGGCAACTGTATGTGCCGGAACATTAGCATTGATGGATGCGGGGGTGAAATTAAAAGCACCTGTATCCGGTATTGCAATGGGTCTGATTACAGATGAGAAAACAGGGAAATACGCAATCTTATCGGATATCCTTGGTGACGAAGATCACTTAGGTGATATGGACTTTAAAGTAACAGGTACTTCAAAAGGTATCGTAGCTTGTCAGATGGACCTTAAGATCAATGGTCTTAAGTGGGAAGTGTTGACACAAGCTTTGGATCAGGCAAAAGAAGCCCGTCTTCATATTCTTGGAGAGATGGCTAAAACTATTTCTGCTCCACGTGAAGATTACAAACCACATGCGCCACGTATTATCCAGATCATTATTGATAAAGAATTTATCGGTGCTGTTATCGGGCCAGGTGGTAAGATTATTCAGGAAATGCAACGCGAAACCGGCGCTACGATCTCAATCGAAGAGGTGGATAACAAAGGTATCGTGCAGATCTTCGCAGATAATAAAACCGCTATCGATGAAGCTACAGCTCGTATCAGAGCAATCGCTGCTAAACCGGAGATTGGTGCTACATATGAAGGTAAAGTGAAATCCATCATGCCATTTGGTGCTTTCGTAGAAATCATGCCGGGTAAAGACGGATTGTTACATATTTCAGAAATCGATTGGAAACGCTATGAGACAATGGACGGAATCTTCAAAGAAGGAGATAAAGTTACTGTCAAATTGCTGGATGTAGATAAACAAGGTAAAATGAAACTTTCCCGTAAAGCATTATTGCCGCGTCCTCCAAGAGAAGATAAACCTCAGCAAGAGCAAAAAAGTGCTGAACAGGCACCTCAGAATGAAGCGCCTCAGGCGTAA